In a single window of the Elaeis guineensis isolate ETL-2024a chromosome 4, EG11, whole genome shotgun sequence genome:
- the LOC105044295 gene encoding exosome complex component RRP4 homolog — MRDLQLSLNQTQRVRLQAALQQLQDLASQAAGSSSVTIADTIPVNNEDGILKGHGTSELDGQVVATLCGVVERVNKLVYVRALRARYKPEVGDIIVGRVIEIAPKRWRLEINFSQDAVLMLSSMNLPDGIQRRRTAVDELNMRTIFEENDVVCAEVRGFQHDGSLHLQARSQKYGKLERGQLLTVPAYLVKRRKQHFHHLEQYCVDLILGCNGFIWVGEHLETGENNMLEDREKRPETSKSNMIHEEQEQTFTPLEVRQHICRIANAVRLLAALGFILTVESIVDTAEASASSNIEIKDMLGPEFYVQTVEREVQRRILLSRKRV; from the exons ATGAGAGATTTGCAGCTGTCGCTGAACCAAACCCAGAGGGTAAGGCTGCAAGCAGCTCTCCAGCAGCTTCAGGACCTAGCTTCTCAAGCTGCTGGTTCTTCCTCAGTTACCATTGCGGACACAATCCCTGTCAACAATGAAGACGGTATTCTCAA GGGACATGGGACGTCGGAGCTTGATGGTCAAGTGGTTGCCACTTTGTGTGGTGTGGTTGAGCGAGTAAACAAACTGGTTTATGTACGTGCTCTAAGAGCCAG GTACAAGCCAGAGGTTGGAGATATTATTGTTGGTCGTGTCATTGAG ATTgctcctaaacgttggagattgGAGATTAATTTCAGTCAAGATGCAGTATTGATGCTTTCATCTATGAACCTGCCAGATGGTATTCAG AGGCGGAGAACTGCTGTTGATGAACTCAACATGCGCACTATCTTTGAAGAAAATGATGTAGTTTGC GCTGAAGTTCGTGGATTCCAGCATGATGGAAGCCTGCACCTTCAGGCAAGAAGCCAAAAGTATGGAAAG CTTGAGAGGGGTCAATTGCTTACAGTCCCAGCATATTTGGTGAAACGGCGTAAGCAGCATTTCCACCATTTAGAGCAATACTGTGTCGACTTGATTCTTGGATGCAATGGCTTCATCTGGGTGGGTGAGCACTTAGAAACTGGGGAAAATAACATGCTCGAAGACCGAGAAAAGAGACCAGAAACTAGCAAATCCAATATGATCCATGAAGAGCAAGAGCAAACTTTCACTCCACTGGAAGTAAGACAGCACATATGTCGGATTGCCAATGCTGTCCGTTTGCTTGCTGCACTAGGCTTCATTCTTACAGTTGAATCAATCGTAGACACAGCTGAAGCAAGTGCCTCTTCAAATATCGAGATAAAAGACATGCTAGGACCAGAATTTTATGTCCAGACTGTAGAGAGAGAGGTCCAACGCAGAATATTGCTGTCAAGGAAGAGGGTCTGA